A genomic window from Vitis riparia cultivar Riparia Gloire de Montpellier isolate 1030 chromosome 18, EGFV_Vit.rip_1.0, whole genome shotgun sequence includes:
- the LOC117905690 gene encoding uncharacterized protein LOC117905690: MELRSCSHLHFIQAIRGGIVTKFLNVNSCGKPALVFKQIKDIYVSEDAKTNSVSMLKPTAENDGIRVKIDRTCLPITKRELIGSDSETFGSDSETYGSDSHGSCEEGNSDLDDDFSFSSMTLKQLKERCKTKKRKLSKFVDLTKEDIETCSPIKQEYSDLLLEDDEFDLKEPLISWKARLTKNSKAKKRCTSEHISTSSQSAVSVVKSKLTLSDQGFQQSTRDLPTPVKVKVEVPEPDYSDSQGVADVCSMVQVEVGGPDYSGSQNVTCVAEDEVPASDYSDSQGDANNCSMGCNEQVKVPVPDYSATQSVTCDADDSLDCNEQVGSCEVVSSKMLENDSESVLETRHSITFTEQPQECDVNEISYEYRENAQPNSLPNVGPTIAETLEVDNPESNNQASVLSVSEFKNEDFITYPLPQGIPPLTISPTKKHNFASASPASEIKDEGYTIQLLTQDISPQVLSPTKEHNSASFLPGSEFRNEEYVHLLAQGISPQTLSPQDISPEHSSDICNSSESYSLNSSNGVQVPDTAIDNSLHCMEPSYGGVASVFEDNHTGDLPSTLQASSATIPGGKCSSSWNSNLCHGPTSCLVPEGDDLPATEVKQLLMFAGSDAAGNCSWSYSCDTTDEELTSVVMENYQHSELQHGPERLFSTRKAISPTSQERLCRAMNSIDLCDNLEPYECKIKLRFAKRTEGRTSSAEPDFVGDEVDIGPGGPEQSSRNEVTVISKQSIRRRKNDMKGSHPKGILKVPQLSRGLPHLSNTCTSSQSYSQSAIAFSQRQMHDIECLAAKLTRELKSMKDIVEETMHSEVCPSSSRYGTDEVRTAIENANKVEETTKRWLSMMARDCNRFCKIMRLTENESVASGNTIHKERKKITFADEAGGELCHVKLFYDGMASPLEPNGEKQELMAK; the protein is encoded by the exons ATGGAGCTCCGAAGTTGCAGTCATCTGCACTTTATCCAGGCTATCAGGGGAGGCATAGTGACAAAGTTTCTGAATGTAAATTCTTGTGGAAAGCCAGCACTTGTGTTCAAGCAGATCAAAGATATTTATGTCAGTGAAGATGCCAAAACTAATTCAGTTTCAATGCTTAAGCCAACAGCTGAGAATGACGGTATTAGGGTGAAGATTGACAGGACATGTTTGCCAATTACAAAGAGAGAACTAATTGGAAGTGATTCTGAAACATTTGGAAGTGATTCTGAAACTTATGGGTCTGATAGCCATGGTAGTTGTGAAGAAGGAAACAGCGACTTAGATGATGATTTTAGCTTCAGCAGCATGACATTGAAACAACTGAAGGAGAGatgcaaaacaaagaaaaggaaactttcaaaatttgttgATTTGACTAAAGAAGACATTGAAACTTGCTCCCCTATAAAGCAAGAATATTCTGACTTGTTGCTGGAGGATGATGAATTTGATCTCAAGGAGCCTCTGATTAGCTGGAAAGCAAGGCTTACTAAGAATTCGAAGGCTAAGAAGAGGTGCACCAGTGAGCATATTTCTACATCCTCCCAAAGTGCTGTCTCAGTTGTTAAATCTAAACTTACACTAAGTGATCAGGGTTTCCAGCAATCTACCAGGGATCTACCAACACCTGTTAAAGTTAAAGTTGAGGTTCCTGAACCTGATTACTCAGATAGCCAAGGTGTTGCTGATGTTTGCTCTATGGTACAAGTCGAGGTTGGTGGACCTGATTATTCTGGTAGCCAAAATGTGACTTGTGTTGCTGAGGATGAGGTTCCTGCATCTGATTACTCAGATAGTCAAGGTGATGCTAATAATTGCTCTATGGGTTGTAATGAGCAAGTTAAGGTTCCTGTGCCAGATTACTCCGCAACGCAAAGCGTGACCTGCGATGCTGATGATTCCTTGGATTGTAATGAGCAAGTGGGTTCTTGTGAAGTAGTATCCAGTAAAATGCTTGAAAATGACAGTGAATCTGTTTTGGAGACTAGACACTCAATTACTTTCACAGAACAACCTCAAGAGTGTGATGTTAATGAAATCTCCTATGAATATAGAGAAAATGCCCAACCTAACTCTCTTCCTAATGTAGGTCCTACGATTGCAGAAACTTTAGAGGTAGATAATCCAGAAAGCAATAACCAAGCCTCAGTTTTGTCTGTATCAGAATTTAAGAATGAGGATTTCATTACTTATCCACTGCCCCAAGGCATCCCTCCACTAACAATTTCTCCCACCAAGAAGCATAACTTTGCCTCAGCTTCTCCTGCATCAGAGATTAAGGATGAAGGGTACACTATACAGCTATTGACCCAAGACATCTCTCCTCAAGTACTCTCTCCCACCAAGGAACATAATTCTGCCTCATTTTTGCCTGGATCAGAATTTAGGAATGAAGAATATGTACATCTACTGGCCCAGGGCATCTCTCCACAAACACTTTCTCCCCAGGACATCTCTCCAGAACATAGTTCTGACATATGCAATAGTTCCGAAAGTTATTCTTTAAACAGTAGTAATGGGGTTCAAGTGCCTGATACTGCCATTGATAATAGCCTTCATTGCATGGAACCTAGTTATGGAGGTGTTGCTTCTGTGTTTGAAGACAATCATACAGGGGATTTGCCTTCTACTCTTCAAGCCAGTTCTGCAACCATCCCTGGTGGCAAGTGCAGCTCATCTTGGAATTCCAATCTATGCCATGGTCCAACTAGCTGTTTGGTTCCTGAGGGTGATGATTTGCCTGCAACAGAGGTGAAGCAACTCCTAATGTTTGCTGGTTCTGATGCAGCAGGAAACTGCTCATGGAGTTATTCTTGTGACACTACTGATGAGGAGCTCACATCAGTTGTAATGGAAAATTATCAACATTCAGAGCTTCAGCATGGTCCTGAAAGGCTCTTTTCTACCAGAAAG GCAATTTCTCCAACTTCTCAGGAAAGGCTATGTCGGGCTATGAATTCCATCGACTTGTGTGATAACCTGGAACCATATG aATGTAAAATTAAGCTACGCTTTGCAAAACGGACAGAGGGCAGGACTTCATCAGCAGAACCAGACTTTGTGGGAGATGAAGTAGATATTGGTCCGGGAGGGCCTGAACAAAGCAGTAGAAATGAAGTCACTGTTATTTCCAAGCAGAGCATTAGGAGAAGAAAGAATGATATGAAAGGTTCCCATCCTAAAGGCATTCTCAAGGTTCCCCAGCTTTCTCGTGGGCTACCACATCTTAGCAATACGTGCACCTCCAGCCAAAGTTATTCACAGAGTGCCATTGCATTCTCACAGAGACAGATGCATGACATTGAATGTCTTGCAGCAAAGCTCACGAGAGAGTTGAAATCCATGAAGGACATTGTGGAAGAAACGATGCACTCTGAAGTGTGCCCATCATCATCGAGATATGGCACTGATGAG gtaAGAACAGCCATTGAGAATGCAAATAAAGTTGAAGAAACTACAAAAAGGTGGCTTTCCATGATGGCAAGGGACTGCAACCGATTCTGTAAAATCATG AGACTTACTGAGAATGAGTCTGTTGCTTCTGGAAATACAATCCACAAGGAGAGGAAAAAGATTACTTTTGCAGATGAAGCTGGTGGAGAGCTGTGCCATGTCAAGCTTTTTTATGATGGCATGGCTTCTCCATTGGAGCCAAATGGCGAGAAACAGGAACTGATGGCTAAATGA
- the LOC117906280 gene encoding transcription repressor OFP7-like gives MGKGFKLRFSLIHSLQFCRSRNRSALPESPVPAAHRLSTVNRKGLDITFPSVPDPPPSTPWHPFRRRRVKTVPMGCGCRRGSGVRSETSYDCDTESVEYSWKKDGKWHVISRVYEDGPRRKICYSPFPGESDGDLSPNQPQKMAKEKKVRKKKKKGTVPSVRTSTSSGDSGWFSSEGGDYDEETETLLSSSRSFSNDSSFEFNHPLETISEESKSVVGKRNRMNNSKKARRLKRHISKNCRTGSSSSSSSGSGNPKTTSSPEAESPARVSVYQGRIPCRLDGKVRESFAVVKKSKDPYEDFKKSMVEMIMEKQMFETKDLEQLLQCFLSLNSPQHHGIIVEAFSVVWEGLFCKSPPMPRRVSRCL, from the coding sequence ATGGGTAAGGGTTTCAAGCTCCGATTCTCTCTGATTCATTCCCTCCAATTCTGCCGTTCCAGAAACCGTTCTGCTCTACCGGAAAGTCCTGTGCCGGCGGCTCATAGGCTCTCGACGGTCAACCGTAAGGGGTTGGACATTACTTTTCCAAGCGTCCCCGATCCTCCACCCTCCACACCGTGGCACCCTTTTCGCAGACGTCGTGTGAAGACTGTACCAATGGGATGCGGTTGCCGGCGAGGATCGGGTGTAAGGTCTGAAACCTCCTACGACTGCGACACCGAATCGGTGGAATACTCGTGGAAGAAGGATGGAAAGTGGCACGTAATCTCCAGAGTCTACGAGGACGGCCCTCGCCGGAAAATTTGCTACTCCCCTTTTCCTGGCGAATCCGATGGCGACTTGTCGCCGAATCAACCGCAGAAGATGGCCAAGGAGAAGaaagtgagaaagaaaaagaagaaagggacGGTCCCGAGTGTCCGCACAAGCACGTCTTCGGGAGATAGTGGCTGGTTCAGCAGCGAAGGTGGTGACTATGACGAGGAGACCGAAACCCTACTCTCCTCTTCCAGAAGCTTCTCGAACGACTCTTCTTTCGAATTCAATCATCCACTAGAGACCATAAGCGAAGAATCAAAGAGCGTCGTAGGCAAGCGCAATAGGATGAACAATTCAAAGAAGGCTCGACGACTGAAACGCCACATTTCGAAGAACTGCAGAACAggatcatcatcttcatcatcatcaggCAGCGGAAATCCAAAAACGACATCGTCGCCAGAAGCTGAGTCGCCAGCGAGAGTGTCGGTGTACCAAGGCAGGATACCGTGTAGATTAGATGGGAAGGTGAGAGAGAGCTTCGCGGTGGTGAAGAAATCCAAGGATCCGTACGAAGACTTCAAGAAGTCGATGGTGGAGATGATAATGGAGAAACAGATGTTTGAAACAAAGGATTTGGAGCAGCTGCTGCAATGTTTTCTATCCCTGAATTCGCCGCAGCATCACGGAATCATCGTGGAGGCCTTCTCCGTGGTTTGGGAGGGTTTGTTCTGTAAATCACCACCAATGCCTCGACGTGTTTCGAGGTGTCTCTGA
- the LOC117907604 gene encoding uncharacterized protein LOC117907604 — MRKLCPNFDKENGLETVLEVPIPEEMFKSMGSNVALRWQNMRAFMKGQRIDKASRLSDGCGPEFRLLLKLVGSPLIPVQVPLEYGATFPIKDCSIEASTAKYIVQQYIAATGGWAALNAVHSMYAVGQVRMISSDMSEGEERVDPKGNGEVGGFVLWQKNPDLWYLELVVSGCKVSAGSDGKVAWGQTSSQASHANRGPPRPLRRFFQGLDPRFTANLFLDAVCIGEKTINNEDCFILKMETSASVLKGQSTPKTEIVHHTVWGYFSMRTGLLIQFEDTKLVRMKAVKGEESVFWETSLESVIEDYRYVDGINIAHGGKTTATLYRYGEASNHKRRIEETWGIEEIDFNVCGLTMESFLPPADLKIYQDGGK, encoded by the exons ATGAGGAAGCTGTGTCCGAATTTTGACAAAGAAAATGGGCTGGAGACAGTGCTGGAGGTGCCCATTCCAGAGGAGATGTTCAAGAGCATGGGCAGCAATGTAGCCCTGAGATGGCAGAACATGCGTGCTTTCATGAAGGGTCAACGTATAGATAAGGCTTCCCGCCTGTCGGATGGATGTGGCCCTGAGTTTCGGTTATTGCTTAAACTTGTTGGCTCTCCTCTTATCCCCGTTCAGGTTCCCTTGGAGTATGGAGCTACTTTCCCTATCAAAGATTGTTCTATT GAAGCTTCGACGGCAAAGTACATAGTACAACAATACATAGCGGCAACGGGAGGGTGGGCAGCATTAAATGCAGTGCACAGCATGTACGCGGTGGGGCAGGTCAGGATGATATCATCGGATATGAGCGAGGGCGAGGAAAGAGTCGACCCCAAAGGCAACGGTGAGGTTGGTGGGTTCGTCCTCTGGCAAAAGAATCCCGACTTGTGGTACCTTGAACTCGTTGTTTCCGGTTGCAAGGTCAGCGCCGGTAGTGACGGAAAAGTAGCCTGGGGTCAGACCTCCTCTCAAGCGTCTCACGCTAACAGAGGCCCTCCAAGGCCTTTGCGCCGCTTCTTTCAG GGGTTGGACCCCAGGTTTACAGCCAACCTATTCCTAGACGCAGTGTGCATTGGAGAGAAGACCATCAACAATGAAGACTGTTTCATTCTGAAGATGGAGACGAGCGCCAGCGTCCTCAAGGGGCAGAGCACGCCCAAAACGGAAATCGTTCACCACACCGTGTGGGGATACTTCAGCATGCGAACCGGGCTGCTCATACAGTTCGAGGACACAAAGCTAGTAAGAATGAAGGCTGTCAAGGGAGAAGAGAGCGTGTTCTGGGAAACGAGTCTGGAGTCCGTGATCGAGGACTACAGATACGTGGACGGCATCAATATAGCCCACGGCGGTAAGACCACTGCGACTCTGTACAGATACGGAGAGGCGTCAAACCACAAGAGAAGGATTGAGGAGACGTGGGGCATTGAAGAGATTGATTTCAATGTATGCGGTTTGACGATGGAGTCCTTTCTGCCCCCTGCTGATCTCAAGATATATCAGGACGGTGGGAAGTAA
- the LOC117906617 gene encoding uncharacterized protein LOC117906617 — protein MEGNPATTSSMKMHSSESGNSFGGKGGYKFWALAAILLLAFWSMFTGSVTLKWSASNLSRFPDDIDSPTHDDLDVLEVEEREKLVRYMWDLYTHTTTSRLPRFWEEAFEAAYMELASDVPSVRNAAVLEIAKMSLRSIHLHPLPLHSTGRRETRKNAKQAELGKEVSGVNSSQ, from the exons ATGGAGGGGAATCCAGCGACCACAAGCAGTATGAAGATGCATAGCTCAGAGAGCGGTAACTCATTTGGGGGAAAAGGCGGGTACAAGTTCTGGGCTCTGGCGGCCATTCTCCTACTGGCCTTTTGGTCCATGTTCACTGGCTCCGTCACCCTTAAATGGTCCGCCTCTAACCTCTCCCGTTTCCCCGACGACATCGACTCTCCCACCCACGATGATCTCGACGTCCTG GAagtggaggagagagagaaactggTGAGGTATATGTGGGATTTGTACACTCATACCACCACTTCCCGATTGCCACGTTTCTGGGAGGAGGCTTTTGAAGCTGCTTACATGGAATTGGCCAGCGATGTTCCCTCCGTCCGAAACGCCGCCGTCCTCGAGATTGCCAAGATGTCCTTGCGCTCCATTCATCTCCACCCACTTCCTCTCCATTCCACT GGTAGAAGAGAAACAAGAAAGAATGCGAAGCAAGCAGAACTAGGGAAGGAGGTATCTGGTGTTAATAGTAGTCAATAA